In bacterium, one DNA window encodes the following:
- a CDS encoding autotransporter domain-containing protein, with protein sequence APTWEREIEPEDISVLKGIVGMSMIGGVGSPTQFYFGARLEYALSDNDVSAVNSLVGGTEFDIEQEMDDSLLSLTAGLNHDFGNSWSLEFGLRGDLSDDYNAYTGRMFIRKSF encoded by the coding sequence GCTCCAACCTGGGAAAGAGAGATAGAGCCGGAAGATATAAGTGTACTGAAAGGGATAGTGGGGATGAGTATGATAGGAGGTGTAGGTAGTCCCACACAGTTCTATTTTGGGGCACGGCTGGAGTATGCGTTGAGTGATAATGATGTAAGTGCAGTTAATTCTCTGGTAGGTGGAACAGAGTTTGATATAGAGCAGGAGATGGATGACAGTTTACTCTCACTTACCGCAGGACTGAACCATGACTTTGGGAATAGCTGGAGTTTAGAGTTCGGGTTAAGGGGAGACCTGTCTGATGACTACAACGCATACACGGGAAGAATGTTTATAAGAAAAAGTTTCTAA